In Enoplosus armatus isolate fEnoArm2 chromosome 16, fEnoArm2.hap1, whole genome shotgun sequence, the genomic window CCCCCTGCTGGGACGAGTACCACGGCCCCTCATGCTGTATACATCTTCGTAGCCGTAGTAAGGGTCTTCATAGCCACCACGGTAGTCATGATAGTCGTAGCCATAGTAGTCATCATAGTAGTCTTCATATCCATAGTAATCTGGTGGATAGGCATAGCCCCCTCGGCCACCACGACCCCTGCCTCGACCTGGTGGGGGCATGCGTGGAGGtgggtagtagtagtagtcatCATACCTGCAGAGGGGAGGATAGTGTTACATTTAATGAATTCCTTATGAGAGACTAAGTCGTGTGGTTGACAAGTCACGTCTCTGTCCCTCACCCTGCATTCCTGGTGGTCTGCCGAGCTGCTTGGCgctctttcctcttcttgtctGGGGGCTTTGCCAGGACGATCtcaatttcctctcctcctaGCTCCTTCCCGTTCATCTCATCCATTGCCTAAccgaacaaaaaaaaaaaacattactgtaACATCCATGGAATCATCAGACATGCAAAATACTGTGTCCAACACATGAAAAAACCCACCTTTACGGCAGCATCCCTTTCTTCAAAATGGACAAAAGCATAATCTTTCAATTTCTTCACTCGCTCCAGCTTTCCAAACTGAGAGAAGGTCTTTTCAAGAAGCTCTTCAGTCACTGCTGTGGCCAGCTTCCTTACAAAGAGCACCTTGACCTATGAGACAAGAAAGCAGGATGTTTGTTACCCTTTAGAACACAGCATGCTTGTTGTGTTTTAGAGCAAGACATTCGACTTGCCCTACCTTGGCCATGACCTCCGGGTCTGGCTCAGCGACAGGGTCAGCCCACTCTACAGTGACTGGGTTCCCCCACACCTTGACCTTGCCACTCATTAAGCGGCGGCGGGCCTGTGCTGCAGACTTGTGGTCCTCATACTCCAGGAAACAGAAGCCACGATTCTTCTTCTTGTCATCTGGCTGGTGGTACAATATCACCTCTTGGAGACCCTCtgtaagacaaaacaataacacatcTAACTGCCAAAAcagttgttgtttctgtcatcaTTTATAGCTGAGGATTTGATGTTATGAGTTTCTGACACAAATCCACCGCTGTGCTTTTGAAACTGACCTGTAACTTTGCCAAAATCTTCCAATATACTTTCTCTTGTCTTGTTCTTTGGAATTGATCCGACAAACAGGCGATTGTTTGCAACAGATATACACACTCCCAAGTACTTGCCAGGGCGGATTTCATGGTTATCACACTGAAAGTGAAATTGAGAGGCCAAAAACAATGTGAATTATATTGTAAATGAATAGCAACCCAACGCATTTAGCAAtgtgaagcttttttttaaatttttttttttaatgtcgtTAAAGTAACACTCCAGAGATCAAATCAGACTATTTTCACATGTTCAGATTATTCCAGAAAATTCCAGTTGTTACATGGTTTGATATGTTTCTTCCAATACTCGGCCATAATACTTACGAGCTTCACAGCCTTTTGGGCATCGTCCTTATTGCAGTATGTGATGAAGGCGTAACCTCTATTCTGACCAGAGAGAGGGTCCATCATTAACCTGAGGTCCCAGATGGGACCAGCAGACTCAAAGAGCGGCACCAGCTCATCTTCATACAAATCTCTTGGGATTTTTCCGACAAACACCTGatcaagaaaagagaaacaggtgGATGAGTGTAAGGACTAAAGCACAATATACAGCATGATATTTAGGATTATTTACCAATGATACTGCAGCACAGACCCAATACTTATTACCCAATTTACAACATTAGAGTATGAAAAccatgacaaaaaacaaaaaggaatcACTTATTTACCTCAGTTCCAATCCCTGGTTGTGTTCCTTGGAACACATCATCAGGTGGGGGACCTCCATATTTTCTCTGACCGGTGGTGACATCCAGGGTGTATCCTGTCCGCTCCAATAGagcctgaaaaacacaaaaaacaaaaacattaactgAGCTGCATGGCTGCAGAGGCATGTATATATGACATTCATTCTGATCTTCTACACAACAAAGCTCAGCCACGTGACTTTGTTTACCTTTATTTTGGCCTCATCTGGGCCCTTGGTGGACTCTTGCACTTTACTTCcttgcttttctctctgtctgtaagTCTTCATGACTCCACAAAGGAAAGCACTTTTattctacattaaaaaaaacaaatgagatattaTTTATGACAATCTACATGAAcataaaactttttaaaaaaaattttttaaagaaaaaatgtaatgtaatgaatgtaataCATCCATGTTGTTACCTGTACATGGGACAGGTCGCTCTCTTTGAATTGCTGCAGCACAGTAAGCGCTCCCTCCTCATTGAACTCCCTCAGTGCATCAATGGCCCTTTCGTCTAGGTCAACATATGCCACCAAGCCTACAATTACAAAGCATGTTCACAGTCAAGCTCAGCTACAGTAGACACCTGTGGTACTCCAGCACTGCTTGTTAATGACAATTCATCGCTGtttcagccaaaaaaaaacacccacctGTCTGGAAGATGTTATCTAGACTTTCAGCCACTTTCTGGGGCAGCCCAGCGTCAAGGAGCGTCTGGtagttctctgtgtgtgtcgtTGTCACATCCATgggctcttcttcctccttggCCGGGGCAGAACTACCGTTCACCTCAGCGGCAGCCATTCTCCTGTAATATACAGCAACCagaaaaaactgtttatttacgTTAGTACAGGTTCATCTCAAGACGTAATTTTTCTTGATCAGGATTAATAAACAAATATTGGGCTTTTGTTATCCCAAACAGAATGTATGTTTTCGATAAAGACAACCTTTATGAAAGTGTTATGAACCAAATTGTTTtcaaatggatggatggatgttgtAATCTGACGTTGACGGCCTATGTAACTTTaaaaccattattttcatttgacttAACGTTAATGATACAGGGCATTTCTAAACAC contains:
- the LOC139298619 gene encoding heterogeneous nuclear ribonucleoprotein R; translation: MGFNHLFYPSRRMAAAEVNGSSAPAKEEEEPMDVTTTHTENYQTLLDAGLPQKVAESLDNIFQTGLVAYVDLDERAIDALREFNEEGALTVLQQFKESDLSHVQNKSAFLCGVMKTYRQREKQGSKVQESTKGPDEAKIKALLERTGYTLDVTTGQRKYGGPPPDDVFQGTQPGIGTEVFVGKIPRDLYEDELVPLFESAGPIWDLRLMMDPLSGQNRGYAFITYCNKDDAQKAVKLCDNHEIRPGKYLGVCISVANNRLFVGSIPKNKTRESILEDFGKVTEGLQEVILYHQPDDKKKNRGFCFLEYEDHKSAAQARRRLMSGKVKVWGNPVTVEWADPVAEPDPEVMAKVKVLFVRKLATAVTEELLEKTFSQFGKLERVKKLKDYAFVHFEERDAAVKAMDEMNGKELGGEEIEIVLAKPPDKKRKERQAARQTTRNAGYDDYYYYPPPRMPPPGRGRGRGGRGGYAYPPDYYGYEDYYDDYYGYDYHDYRGGYEDPYYGYEDVYSMRGRGTRPSRGGPPPPRARGAPPARGRGGYAQRGPPLGGPRGGRGGRGAPFQPQRGRGPRGARGNRGGNVGGKRKADVFNQPDSKRRQTNNQQNWGSQPIAQQPLQQGADYSGNYGYSNDTMEFSQDSYGQQWK